Proteins encoded by one window of Arabidopsis thaliana chromosome 2, partial sequence:
- a CDS encoding GCK domain-containing protein (GCK domain-containing protein; CONTAINS InterPro DOMAIN/s: GCK (InterPro:IPR012891); BEST Arabidopsis thaliana protein match is: GCK domain-containing protein (TAIR:AT5G57640.1); Has 84 Blast hits to 82 proteins in 21 species: Archae - 0; Bacteria - 0; Metazoa - 15; Fungi - 0; Plants - 68; Viruses - 0; Other Eukaryotes - 1 (source: NCBI BLink).) — translation MSSMNANAENSESKPKSGNDPLDHEGGDSSAASEDPNKSKTVSSDDDLSETNKEKEEEDCEECWLSRYLKKGDCKDAFIEVDHCREVKDDGTNCRDARLKLITCMYTNVDYYGPFLAMQKEMRTQSLKELEQGEEAAAAAKKKEEEEETKGK, via the coding sequence ATGTCTTCTATGAATGCGAATGCTGAGAATTCTGAGAGCAAACCAAAAAGCGGTAACGACCCTTTGGATCATGAAGGAGGAGATTCATCTGCTGCTTCGGAAGATCcgaacaaatccaaaacagtaagttctgatgatgatttgaGTGAGACTAAcaaggagaaagaggaagaagattgtgaAGAGTGTTGGCTTAGTCGGTATTTGAAAAAAGGTGATTGCAAAGATGCATTCATAGAAGTTGATCATTGTAGGGAAGTGAAAGATGACGGCACGAACTGTCGAGATGCTAGATTGAAGCTGATTACATGTATGTATACTAACGTCGATTACTACGGACCGTTTCTAGCAATGCAGAAAGAGATGCGGACTCAGTCGTTAAAGGAGTTGGAACAAGGGGAGGAGGCAGCCGCTgcggcgaagaagaaggaagaagaagaagaaaccaaggGAAAGTGA
- a CDS encoding EXS (ERD1/XPR1/SYG1) family protein (EXS (ERD1/XPR1/SYG1) family protein; LOCATED IN: integral to membrane; EXPRESSED IN: 18 plant structures; EXPRESSED DURING: 10 growth stages; CONTAINS InterPro DOMAIN/s: SPX, N-terminal (InterPro:IPR004331), EXS, C-terminal (InterPro:IPR004342); BEST Arabidopsis thaliana protein match is: EXS (ERD1/XPR1/SYG1) family protein (TAIR:AT1G14040.1); Has 1164 Blast hits to 1104 proteins in 198 species: Archae - 0; Bacteria - 4; Metazoa - 278; Fungi - 369; Plants - 375; Viruses - 0; Other Eukaryotes - 138 (source: NCBI BLink).): MKFGKEFSSQMVPEWHEAYMDYDYLKSQLKEIIKFKRKTNPHGPHHHHHHLLHRKMTLHRAFSGLISTSPKKKKHHGHGGGHGGGHQIGHFSDSDDDIEEGIKHVTAPILINSASHGYETTFLMASEEGGEYETVFFRRLDDEFNKVEKFYKEKVEEVMKEAVMLEKQMDALIAFRVKVEHPDGWPWEERTVEMTQLASDVANSAAAVAASTPAGARSMKVGAQAHMEAIQEGGSSKAGKSSDEEDDDDAEKEEDNGVSGEVSGDVRKMKAGRPPPIEVLDRVKFNHTKETPRSTIKSVLQASNLTELKFSRENLRKVEAKLRRAFVEFYQKLRLLKSYSFLNELAFSKILKKYDKITSRHASKSYMKMIDNSYLGSSDEVTRLVERVEATFIKHFSNANRSKGMNILRPKAKRERHRITFSTGFLGGCLFSLVVALFAIIRTRNILQEEGQKQYMNTMFPLYSLFGFVVLHILMYAGNIYYWRRYRVNYSFIFGFKHGTELGYRQVLFVGLSIGVFALLCILANLDMEVDPETKDYQALTELLPLFLLTGMFVVLVLPFNIFYRSSRFFFLTCLFHCLAAPLYKVTLPDFLVGDQLTSQVQALRSIQFYICHYGWGDYKHRINTCTESDAYNAFLFIVAVIPYVSRLLQCLRRLFEEKNPEQGYNGLKYFLTIVAVCLRTTYSVDEDNQFIWRILAGIFSAIAAIFCTYWDLVYDWGLLNRTSKNPWLRDKLLVPQKKVYFIAMILNILLRFAWLQTVLDFNFSFMHRQTMVAVVASLEIIRRGIWNFFRLENEHLNNVGKYRAFKTVPLPFNYDEDDDKGN, from the exons ATGAAGTTCGGGAAAGAGTTCTCGTCGCAAATGGTGCCGGAATGGCATGAAGCTTACATGGATTATGATTATCTCAAATCTCAACTTaaagaaatcatcaaattcaaacGCAAAACCAATCCTCACggtcctcatcatcatcatcatcacttacTTCACAGGAAAATGACTCTTCACCGAGCATTCAGCGGTTTAATCTCCACATCaccgaaaaaaaagaaacaccaCGGACACGGCGGCGGACACGGTGGTGGTCATCAGATCGGACATTTCTCAGATTCCGATGATGACATCGAGGAGGGAATTAAGCATGTCACTGCGCCGATTCTAATAAACTCGGCGAGTCATGGTTACGAGACGACGTTTTTGATGGCGTCGGAGGAAGGAGGAGAGTACGAGACGGTGTTTTTCCGGCGACTAGACGATGAGTTCAATAAAGTTGAGAAGTTTTATAAAGAGAAAGTTGAAGAAGTTATGAAAGAAGCTGTGATGCTTGAGAAGCAAATGGATGCTTTAATTGCGTTTAGGGTTAAAGTTGAACATCCTGATGGTTGGCCTTGGGAGGAACGTACGGTGGAGATGACTCAATTAGCTTCTGATGTTGCTAATTCTGCGGCGGCCGTCGCTGCTTCTACTCCCGCCGGTGCTAGATCTA TGAAAGTTGGAGCTCAAGCTCACATGGAAGCGATACAAGAAGGAGGATCAAGCAAAGCTGGTAAATCCtctgacgaagaagatgatgatgatgcagagaaagaagaagataacggTGTTTCCGGCGAAGTGTCCGGTGACGTGAGGAAGATGAAAGCTGGGAGACCACCTCCGATTGAGGTTTTGGATCGTGTCAAGTTTAACCATACGAAGGAAACGCCACGATCCACCATTAAAAGTGTTCTCCAGGCCTCGAATTTGACGGAGCTTAAATTTAGCAGAGAGAATCTGAGGAAAGTGGAGGCGAAACTCAGACGCGCCTTCGTTGAGTTTTACCAGAAGCTTCGGTTACTCAAAAGCTACAG CTTTTTGAATGAATTAGCGTTTTCGAAGATATTGAAGAAATATGATAAG ATAACTTCAAGGCATGCTTCAAAGTCTTACATGAAAATGATTGATAACTCTTACCTTGGAAGCTCTGATGAGGTTACTAGACTCGTTGAGCGTGTTGAAGCTACGTTTATTAAGCATTTCTCCAATGCTAACAGATCAAAAGGAATGAACATCTTGAGACCCAAAGCTAAACGAGAGAGACATCGAATTACATTCTCCACAG GTTTCTTGGGTggatgtttgttttctctagtAGTGGCTCTATTCGCAATCATACGAACACGAAACATTTTGCAGGAGGAAGGCCAGAAACAGTACATGAACACTATGTTCCCTCTTTACAG TTTGTTCGGGTTCGTCGTTCTGCACATACTTATGTATGCTGGTAACATATACTACTGGAGGCGGTATCGAGTGAATTACTCTTTCATATTTGGGTTCAAGCACGGTACTGAACTTGGTTATAGACAAGTTCTATTTGTGGGATTAAGCATTGGAGTCTTTGCACTTCTTTGTATTCTTGCCAATCTTGACATGGAGGTTGACCCCGAAACTAAAGATTATCAAGCATTAACCgaacttcttcctcttttcctGCTCACT GGTATGTTTGTAGTTCTAGTCTTACCATTCAACATCTTCTACCGGTCGAgtcgcttcttcttcctcacttgCCTCTTTCACTGCCTTGCTGCTCCTCTATACAAG GTAACATTACCTGATTTCTTGGTGGGCGATCAGTTAACAAGTCAGGTGCAAGCTCTTCGAAGTATCCAGTTTTATATATGTCATTACGGTTGGGGAGATTACAAACATCGAATAAACACTTGCACAGAGTCAGATGCCTACAATGCTTTCTTATTCATTGTTGCTGTCATCCCATACGTCTCTCGTCTCCTTCAG TGCTTGAGGCGACTGTTTGAAGAGAAAAACCCAGAACAAGGATACAATGGCCTCAAGTACTTCTTGACTATAGTGGCTGTCTGCTTGAGGACGACTTACAGTGTCGACGAGGATAATCAATTTATATGGAGAATATTAGCTGGGATCTTCTCAGCTATTGCTGCCATTTTCTGTACTTACTGGGACTTAGTCTATGACTGGGGTCTTCTAAACAGAACATCTAAGAACCCTTGGCTCCGTGATAAACTCCTTGTCCCGCAGAAGAAAGTATACTTCATCGCGATG ATCTTGAACATCTTGCTCAGGTTCGCGTGGCTGCAGACCGTGCTTGATTTCAATTTCTCCTTCATGCACAGACAGACGATGGTTGCTGTTGTTGCCAGTCTAGAGATTATCCGCCGTGGGATATGGAATTTCTTCAG GTTAGAGAATGAGCATTTGAACAATGTTGGGAAGTATCGAGCATTTAAGACGGTTCCATTACCGTTTAACTACGACGAGGATGACGATAAAGGCAACTAG
- a CDS encoding EXS (ERD1/XPR1/SYG1) family protein (EXS (ERD1/XPR1/SYG1) family protein; LOCATED IN: integral to membrane; CONTAINS InterPro DOMAIN/s: EXS, C-terminal (InterPro:IPR004342), SPX, N-terminal (InterPro:IPR004331); BEST Arabidopsis thaliana protein match is: EXS (ERD1/XPR1/SYG1) family protein (TAIR:AT1G14040.1); Has 35333 Blast hits to 34131 proteins in 2444 species: Archae - 798; Bacteria - 22429; Metazoa - 974; Fungi - 991; Plants - 531; Viruses - 0; Other Eukaryotes - 9610 (source: NCBI BLink).), producing MKFGKDFSSEWQQAYVDYKYLKTLVKDINRFKRKTNLHGGQISLSSTVLEIEDGITTATIQVSSTASQRYETTFLMTAEKGGEYELVFFRRLDDEFNKVEKFYREKVDEVVKEAAVLNKQMDALIAFRLKMKEESTVEMARFALHGVVSPAELAKNPSMKVHMEAIEEGGSSRAGRRSDEDDYYTDEEDHNDVFFTPANNLSKMKSSSSAFIEVLDSIKINNTKEALQSNTKSVLKVSNHTELKFSRDNLRKIEEKLICAFVEFHRKLWYLKSYSFLNVLALSKILTKYDKITSRDAAKSYMKMVDKSCLGSSDEVMKLMENVEATFIKQFTNGNRTKGMNILRPKPKRERHRLTFSTGFLGGCMFSLIVALVAIVRTRNILQDDGQKQYMNTMFPLYSLFGFIMLHMTMYAANIYFWRQYRVNYSFIFGFKQGTELGYKQVLFVGFSIGALALLCVLANLDMETDPKTKDYQALTELLPLFLLIAMFVVLVVPFNIFYRSSRFFFLTTLFHMLAAPLYKVTLPDFFLADQLCSQAQTLRSIEFYICYYGWGDFKQRKNTCKDSQVFNTFLFIVSAFPFFSRFLQCMRRMLEEKNIEQGYNGFKYIVIVVAVCLGMAYEVDDEKDRQIIWRLLGGITSAMAVVFCTYWDLVYDWGLLNRTSKNPWLRDNLLIPHKEVYVLAMVSDNISTILRWTTWHGCGRCLAKSWYHLVLLRPQHPS from the exons atgaaatttggaAAAGATTTTTCGTCAGAGTGGCAACAAGCTTACGTGGATTACAAGTATCTCAAAACCCTTGTCAAAGACATCAACCGCTTCAAACGCAAAACCAATCTTCACGGCGGTCAGATAAGCCTTTCGTCGACGGTGCTCGAGATTGAGGATGGAATAACGACGGCGACTATTCAGGTTAGTTCTACGGCGAGTCAACGGTACGAGACAACGTTTCTGATGACGGCTGAGAAAGGAGGAGAGTATGAATTGGTGTTTTTTCGGCGACTAGACGATGAATTCAACAAGGTGGAGAAATTCTATAGAGAGAAAGTGGATGAGGTGGTGAAAGAAGCGGCGGTGCTTAACAAACAGATGGATGCTTTGATCGCATTTCGGTTAAAGATGAAGGAAGAGAGTACAGTGGAGATGGCTCGCTTTGCCTTGCATGGAGTGGTTTCTCCGGCGGAGCTCGCCAAAAATCCATCTA TGAAAGTTCATATGGAGGCCATAGAGGAAGGAGGTTCCAGTAGAGCTGGTAGAAGATCCGATGAAGATGACTATTACACAGACGAAGAAGATCACAATGATGTATTCTTCACACCAGCCAATAACTTGAGCAAGATGAAATCTTCAAGCTCGGCTTTTATCGAGGTTTTAGATAGCATCAAGATCAACAACACAAAGGAAGCTCTTCAGTCCAACACTAAAAGCGTTCTCAAAGTATCGAACCATACAGAGCTCAAATTCAGCAGAGATAATCTAAGGAAAATCGAGGAGAAGCTAATATGCGCATTTGTCGAGTTCCATAGGAAGCTTTGGTATCTCAAGAGCTATAG CTTCTTGAATGTGTTGGCGCTTTCGAAGATATTGACGAAGTATGATAAG ATAACTTCGAGGGATGCTGCTAAGTCTTACATGAAAATGGTTGATAAATCTTGCCTTGGAAGCTCTGATGAG GTTATGAAACTGATGGAGAATGTTGAAGCTACATTCATAAAGCAGTTCACGAATGGTAACAGAACGAAAGGAATGAACATCTTGCGACCAAAAcctaaaagagagagacaccGACTAACATTTTCCACAG GTTTCTTGGGTGGATGCATGTTTTCTCTCATAGTGGCTCTTGTGGCTATCGTGCGCACCCGAAACATTTTACAAGATGATGGCCAAAAACAATACATGAATACGATGTTCCCTCTTTATAG CTTGTTCGGGTTTATTATGTTACACATGACTATGTATGCTgctaatatttatttttggaggCAGTATCGAGTAAATTATTCCTTCATATTTGGTTTCAAACAAGGAACTGAACTTGGCTACAAACAAGTTCTCTTTGTGGGATTCAGCATTGGCGCGCTTGctcttctttgtgttcttgcCAATCTTGACATGGAAACAGACCCCAAAACCAAAGATTACCAAGCATTAACCgaacttcttcctcttttcctCCTCATT GCTATGTTCGTAGTTCTAGTCGTACCATTCAACATCTTCTATCGATCGAgtcgcttcttcttcctcactaCCTTATTTCATATGCTTGCTGCTCCTCTTTACAAG GTGACATTACCCGATTTCTTCTTGGCAGATCAGTTATGTAGCCAAGCGCAAACTCTTCGAAGCATCGAGTTCTACATATGTTACTATGGTTGGGGAgatttcaaacaaagaaaaaacacttgTAAAGATTCACAAGTCTTCAATACTTTCCTATTCATTGTTTCTGCTTTCCCATTTTTTTCTCGCTTCCTTCAG TGTATGAGGCGGATGcttgaagagaaaaacataGAACAAGGGTATAACGGTTTCAAGTACATTGTGATAGTAGTTGCTGTTTGCTTAGGGATGGCTTATGAAGTGGATGACGAAAAAGATCGTCAAATTATTTGGAGATTGTTAGGTGGTATTACCTCGGCTATGGCAGTGGTTTTCTGTACATATTGGGACTTGGTTTATGATTGGGGACTTCTTAACCGAACATCCAAGAATCCATGGTTACGCGATAATCTTCTCATCCCACACAAGGAAGTATACGTCCTTGCAATGGTGAGTGATAATATTAGTACGATTTTGCGATGGACCACCTGGCATGGGTGTGGTCGGTGCTTAGCCAAGTCTTGGTATCACCTCGTTCTGCTTAGACCACAACACCCTAGCTAG
- a CDS encoding EXS (ERD1/XPR1/SYG1) family protein: protein MKFGKDFSSEWQQAYVDYKYLKTLVKDINRFKRKTNLHGGQISLSSTVLEIEDGITTATIQVSSTASQRYETTFLMTAEKGGEYELVFFRRLDDEFNKVEKFYREKVDEVVKEAAVLNKQMDALIAFRLKMKEESTVEMARFALHGVVSPAELAKNPSMKVHMEAIEEGGSSRAGRRSDEDDYYTDEEDHNDVFFTPANNLSKMKSSSSAFIEVLDSIKINNTKEALQSNTKSVLKVSNHTELKFSRDNLRKIEEKLICAFVEFHRKLWYLKSYSFLNVLALSKILTKYDKITSRDAAKSYMKMVDKSCLGSSDEVMKLMENVEATFIKQFTNGNRTKGMNILRPKPKRERHRLTFSTGFLGGCMFSLIVALVAIVRTRNILQDDGQKQYMNTMFPLYSLFGFIMLHMTMYAANIYFWRQYRVNYSFIFGFKQGTELGYKQVLFVGFSIGALALLCVLANLDMETDPKTKDYQALTELLPLFLLIAMFVVLVVPFNIFYRSSRFFFLTTLFHMLAAPLYKVTLPDFFLADQLCSQAQTLRSIEFYICYYGWGDFKQRKNTCKDSQVFNTFLFIVSAFPFFSRFLQVQYIDLY, encoded by the exons atgaaatttggaAAAGATTTTTCGTCAGAGTGGCAACAAGCTTACGTGGATTACAAGTATCTCAAAACCCTTGTCAAAGACATCAACCGCTTCAAACGCAAAACCAATCTTCACGGCGGTCAGATAAGCCTTTCGTCGACGGTGCTCGAGATTGAGGATGGAATAACGACGGCGACTATTCAGGTTAGTTCTACGGCGAGTCAACGGTACGAGACAACGTTTCTGATGACGGCTGAGAAAGGAGGAGAGTATGAATTGGTGTTTTTTCGGCGACTAGACGATGAATTCAACAAGGTGGAGAAATTCTATAGAGAGAAAGTGGATGAGGTGGTGAAAGAAGCGGCGGTGCTTAACAAACAGATGGATGCTTTGATCGCATTTCGGTTAAAGATGAAGGAAGAGAGTACAGTGGAGATGGCTCGCTTTGCCTTGCATGGAGTGGTTTCTCCGGCGGAGCTCGCCAAAAATCCATCTA TGAAAGTTCATATGGAGGCCATAGAGGAAGGAGGTTCCAGTAGAGCTGGTAGAAGATCCGATGAAGATGACTATTACACAGACGAAGAAGATCACAATGATGTATTCTTCACACCAGCCAATAACTTGAGCAAGATGAAATCTTCAAGCTCGGCTTTTATCGAGGTTTTAGATAGCATCAAGATCAACAACACAAAGGAAGCTCTTCAGTCCAACACTAAAAGCGTTCTCAAAGTATCGAACCATACAGAGCTCAAATTCAGCAGAGATAATCTAAGGAAAATCGAGGAGAAGCTAATATGCGCATTTGTCGAGTTCCATAGGAAGCTTTGGTATCTCAAGAGCTATAG CTTCTTGAATGTGTTGGCGCTTTCGAAGATATTGACGAAGTATGATAAG ATAACTTCGAGGGATGCTGCTAAGTCTTACATGAAAATGGTTGATAAATCTTGCCTTGGAAGCTCTGATGAG GTTATGAAACTGATGGAGAATGTTGAAGCTACATTCATAAAGCAGTTCACGAATGGTAACAGAACGAAAGGAATGAACATCTTGCGACCAAAAcctaaaagagagagacaccGACTAACATTTTCCACAG GTTTCTTGGGTGGATGCATGTTTTCTCTCATAGTGGCTCTTGTGGCTATCGTGCGCACCCGAAACATTTTACAAGATGATGGCCAAAAACAATACATGAATACGATGTTCCCTCTTTATAG CTTGTTCGGGTTTATTATGTTACACATGACTATGTATGCTgctaatatttatttttggaggCAGTATCGAGTAAATTATTCCTTCATATTTGGTTTCAAACAAGGAACTGAACTTGGCTACAAACAAGTTCTCTTTGTGGGATTCAGCATTGGCGCGCTTGctcttctttgtgttcttgcCAATCTTGACATGGAAACAGACCCCAAAACCAAAGATTACCAAGCATTAACCgaacttcttcctcttttcctCCTCATT GCTATGTTCGTAGTTCTAGTCGTACCATTCAACATCTTCTATCGATCGAgtcgcttcttcttcctcactaCCTTATTTCATATGCTTGCTGCTCCTCTTTACAAG GTGACATTACCCGATTTCTTCTTGGCAGATCAGTTATGTAGCCAAGCGCAAACTCTTCGAAGCATCGAGTTCTACATATGTTACTATGGTTGGGGAgatttcaaacaaagaaaaaacacttgTAAAGATTCACAAGTCTTCAATACTTTCCTATTCATTGTTTCTGCTTTCCCATTTTTTTCTCGCTTCCTTCAGGTACAATATATTGATCTCTACTAA
- a CDS encoding EXS (ERD1/XPR1/SYG1) family protein (EXS (ERD1/XPR1/SYG1) family protein; LOCATED IN: integral to membrane; EXPRESSED IN: shoot apex, root; CONTAINS InterPro DOMAIN/s: SPX, N-terminal (InterPro:IPR004331), EXS, C-terminal (InterPro:IPR004342); BEST Arabidopsis thaliana protein match is: EXS (ERD1/XPR1/SYG1) family protein (TAIR:AT1G14040.1); Has 1118 Blast hits to 1057 proteins in 200 species: Archae - 0; Bacteria - 0; Metazoa - 258; Fungi - 395; Plants - 325; Viruses - 0; Other Eukaryotes - 140 (source: NCBI BLink).): MKFGKELSSQMVQEWQQAYVNYDYLKTLLKEIIKLKEKTNPPPPPHHAVPGEGISRKMTLYRAFSGLVQTPGKKRQSSRQSNYSSEIDIEEGKAPILVSKSTHGLETTFLMTAEEGGEYELVFFRRLDDEFNRVEKFYKEKVEEVMKDAIMLNKQMDALIAFRVKVENPVGWGWEERTVEMTRLASDIATSTAAIAASTPARTRTMNPRAQAHMEAIQEGSFSRENEDEDHGSVRGATGDVKTSSLNTMRGARPAPIEVLDHIKINNTKATPRSTIKGVLNSSSQNEIIFNRQNLNEVEEKLKFAFVEFYQKLRLLKSYSFLNVLAFSKILKKYDKITSRNASKSYMKMVDNSYLGSSDELMKLIQRVESTFIKHFANGHRRKGMNILRPQMKREKHRVTFSTGFSAGCIFSLIVALVAIIRTRKTMPEAEHNTYMNTMFPLYSLFGFIVLHITMYAIDIYYWKRYRVNYAFIFGCKQGTELGYRQVLFLGFTIGTFALLCVLGNLDMEVNPKTKNFKPLTELLPLFLLVALFVVLIMPFHFLYRSTRFFFLTCLLHCLAAPLYKVTLPDFFLGDQLTSQVQALRSINFYICYYGWGDFKKRQNTCEASEIYIYSLYIVASLPYLSRLLQCMRRMIEERSLDQGYNGVKYLLTVIAVSLRTAYGYEVKNTKNPTSHLKVLAGSSSILAAVFCTYWDFVHDWGLLNKTSKNRWLRDKLLIPQKKVYFIAMILNVVLRFAWLQTILNFEFEFLHKQTTLAVVASLEIMRRGMWNFFRVENEHLNNVGKFRAFKSVPLPFNYDEDDEKDD; encoded by the exons atgaagttTGGTAAAGAATTGTCGTCACAAATGGTACAAGAGTGGCAACAAGCTTACGTAAACTACGATTATCTCAAAACCCTTCTCAAAGAAATCATcaaactcaaagaaaaaaccaaccctcctccacctccacaTCATGCCGTCCCCGGTGAAGGAATTAGTCGGAAAATGACTCTATACCGAGCATTTAGCGGTCTTGTCCAAACGCCGggaaagaaaagacaaagcTCTCGTCAATCCAACTATTCTTCGGAAATAGACATAGAAGAAG GTAAAGCTCCAATACTTGTTAGCAAATCGACTCATGGATTAGAGACAACATTTCTAATGACGGCAGAGGAAGGAGGAGAGTATGAATTGGTATTTTTCCGGCGACTCGACGATGAGTTTAATAGAGTTGAAAAATTCTATAAAGAGAAAGTTGAAGAAGTAATGAAGGATGCAATTATGCTTAATAAGCAAATGGATGCTCTTATTGCGTTTAGGGTTAAGGTGGAGAATCCTGTTGGGTGGGGATGGGAGGAACGGACGGTGGAGATGACTCGTTTGGCCTCCGATATCGCGACTTCGACTGCGGCTATCGCTGCTTCTACACCCGCCAGAACCCGAACCA TGAATCCTCGAGCTCAAGCTCACATGGAGGCAATTCAAGAAGGAAGCTTCAGCAGAGAAAACGAAGACGAAGATCACGGCTCCGTCCGCGGAGCAACCGGCGACGTGAAAACGAGCAGCTTGAACACGATGAGAGGTGCGAGGCCAGCACCAATCGAAGTTCTAGATCACATTAAGATCAACAACACTAAAGCAACACCTAGATCCACCATTAAAGGCGTTCTCAATTCCTCAAGCCAAAACGAGATCATATTCAATAGACAGAATCTAAACGAAGTCGAAGAGAAACTCAAATTCGCCTTCGTCGAGTTTTACCAGAAGCTTCGTCTCCTCAAAAGCTACAGTTTTTTGAACGTGTTGGCGTTTTCGAAGATATTGAAGAAGTATGATAAG ATAACTTCGAGAAATGCTTCAAAGTCTTACATGAAAATGGTTGATAATTCGTACCTTGGAAGCTCTGATGAG CTTATGAAACTCATACAACGTGTTGAATCCACATTCATAAAGCATTTTGCGAATGGTCATAGAAGAAAGGGAATGAACATTTTACGACCTCagatgaaaagagagaaacaccGAGTTACATTCTCCACCG GGTTCTCTGCTGGTTGTATATTTTCTCTTATCGTGGCTCTTGTTGCCATCATACGCACCCGGAAAACCATGCCGGAGGCAGAGCATAATACTTACATGAATACTATGTTCCCTCTCTATAG CTTGTTCGGGTTCATCGTGCTTCACATAACTATGTATGCTATTGATATATACTATTGGAAGCGTTATCGAGTAAATTATGCCTTCATATTTGGGTGCAAGCAAGGAACTGAACTTGGTTACAGACAAGTTCTATTTCTTGGATTCACCATTGGAACGTTTGCGTTGCTTTGTGTTCTTGGAAATCTTGATATGGAAGTAAaccccaaaaccaaaaatttcaaaccaTTAACCgaacttcttcctcttttccttCTTGTT GCTCTGTTTGTAGTTTTAATCATGCCATTCCATTTTCTCTACCGCTCAACTcggttcttcttcctcacatGTCTGTTACACTGTCTTGCTGCTCCTCTTTACAAG GTAACGTTACCCGATTTCTTCTTAGGAGATCAATTAACTAGCCAAGTACAAGCTCTTCGAAGCATCAACTTCTACATATGCTACTATGGTTGGGGAGACttcaaaaaaagacaaaacaccTGCGAAGCCTCAGAAATCTACATATATTCCTTATACATTGTTGCATCACTCCCATATCTTTCCCGTCTTCTTCAG TGCATGCGACGGATGATTGAGGAAAGAAGCCTTGATCAAGGATACAACGGAGTCAAGTACTTGTTGACAGTCATAGCTGTTTCTTTAAGAACAGCCTATGGTTATGAAGTAAAAAACACGAAGAATCCTACATCACACCTTAAAGTGTTAGCTGGTTCTTCCTCGATTCTTGCTGCTGTTTTCTGTACATACTGGGACTTTGTTCATGATTGGGGACTTCTGAACAAAACATCTAAAAACCGATGGCTTCGGGATAAACTTCTCATCCCACAGAAAAAAGTATACTTCATCGCAATG ATCTTGAACGTTGTGTTGAGATTCGCGTGGTTGCAAACGATACTGAACTTCGAATTCGAGTTCTTGCACAAGCAGACAACGCTTGCGGTTGTGGCTAGTCTTGAGATTATGCGCCGTGGGATGTGGAATTTCTTCAG GGTAGAGAATGAGCATTTGAATAATGTTGGGAAGTTCCGAGCTTTCAAATCAGTTCCATTACCGTTCAACTACGACGAAGACGATGAAAAGGACGACTAA